One part of the Bacteroidota bacterium genome encodes these proteins:
- a CDS encoding glycosyl hydrolase produces the protein MNKILLTLLLIGNISLYAQRKADPVKASPADSMLSSSYKWRCIGPARGGRSGAVAGVWKETNTFYFGATGGGVFKTTDGGSNWSNISDKYFGGSIGAVSVANSDRDIIWVGEGEQTMRGNVSEGHGIWKSVDGGNTWKNMGLTDSRHIVRIRIHPKNPDVVYVCAFGHLFGKNNERGIYKTTDGGNSWKRILFLNDSVAASDLVMDPVNPSVLYASFWNVKRTPYSLESGGKGSTLWKTTDGGVTWSDITQNEGMPKGPLGIITVSVSPVNTDRLFAMVEAADGGLMRSDDAGVTWTRVNDERKIRQRAWYFSRVYADTKDENAVYVLNVAFHRSGDGGKTFKSINTPHGDHHDLWIDPDNNKRMIVADDGGAQITFDGGENWSTYYNQPTAQFYRVSTDNHFPYRIYGAQQDNSSLRINHRSFTSGSITQEDWEPTAGFESGHIVADPLNDDIVYGGNYDGFIGRLNHKTGENNNISVWPDANIGRGADSARYRFQWNFPLFFSPHEKKRLYAAANVLFYTEDEGISWKQISPDLTRDDKSKQKASGGIITKDNTGVETYATIFAACESPYEKDLLWCGSDDGLMHVSRDGGKNWSNVTPKGMPEWMMFNCLEPDPFTKGGLYAVGTRYKLDDYTPYIYYTNNYGATWTKITTGIASDHFTRCLRADPYQKGILYCGTEYGMYLSNDAGKSWKKWQLNLPMVPITDLAIKDYDLIAATQGRSFWVLDDLSLLHQWNESITNKKFHLFQPRTTWCIQSSKNEKKKVGENPAPGLSVTFYLQQKPDSNTVARMEFLDENNKLIKSFYSNTDKDSIKLKIKRGMNTMSWDMRYPDAEKLDGIILWNDGLRGPLAPPGKYSVKLVVGNDSILQTFLLRKPGNVSASDADLKEQFDLAMKIRDKISAVHKAIGNIRSIRSQLNASVEKAGKDSSLKKMLRTEKDTIDKKITAIEEALYQTKLKANQDILNYPIQLNDKLAGVYDIVNSGSTKPTKQSYEVFEQLALKADHQLNLLKQMLNTDVKRFNELMISNKVPVIFVKE, from the coding sequence ATGAACAAAATTCTTCTTACACTATTATTAATTGGAAACATCTCTCTTTATGCACAAAGAAAAGCTGATCCCGTAAAAGCAAGTCCTGCTGATTCTATGCTCAGCTCCTCCTACAAGTGGCGGTGTATCGGTCCGGCCAGAGGAGGCAGAAGTGGTGCGGTGGCCGGCGTATGGAAGGAAACCAATACCTTTTACTTCGGGGCAACAGGCGGCGGCGTCTTTAAGACAACCGATGGCGGCAGCAACTGGAGTAACATTTCTGATAAATACTTTGGCGGTAGTATTGGTGCCGTATCCGTTGCAAACTCGGATCGCGATATTATTTGGGTAGGAGAGGGAGAGCAAACCATGAGAGGAAATGTGAGTGAAGGGCATGGTATCTGGAAATCTGTTGATGGAGGGAATACGTGGAAGAATATGGGTCTTACTGATTCGCGTCATATTGTTCGCATTCGCATCCATCCGAAAAATCCCGATGTGGTCTATGTATGTGCTTTTGGTCATTTGTTCGGAAAAAATAATGAACGCGGCATCTATAAAACAACGGATGGCGGTAACTCATGGAAACGAATTTTATTTTTAAATGATTCTGTTGCGGCATCTGATCTTGTCATGGATCCCGTAAATCCTTCTGTACTCTATGCCTCTTTCTGGAATGTGAAACGCACTCCCTATTCACTGGAAAGCGGAGGCAAGGGTTCTACCCTCTGGAAAACTACGGACGGCGGTGTAACATGGTCGGACATCACCCAAAATGAAGGGATGCCCAAAGGTCCGCTGGGAATAATCACCGTAAGCGTCTCCCCTGTAAACACGGACAGATTATTTGCCATGGTGGAAGCAGCGGATGGCGGATTGATGCGAAGTGATGATGCGGGAGTCACCTGGACCAGAGTCAACGATGAACGTAAGATTCGTCAGCGGGCCTGGTACTTCAGCCGTGTGTATGCCGATACGAAGGATGAGAATGCAGTATATGTTTTAAATGTTGCCTTTCATCGCTCCGGTGATGGTGGTAAAACTTTCAAGTCTATAAACACACCGCACGGTGATCATCACGACTTATGGATCGACCCTGACAATAACAAACGCATGATTGTTGCTGACGATGGCGGCGCACAGATCACCTTTGATGGTGGTGAGAACTGGAGTACGTATTATAATCAGCCCACTGCACAGTTTTATAGGGTGAGTACTGACAATCATTTTCCTTACCGCATTTACGGTGCACAGCAGGACAATTCAAGTCTGCGAATCAACCATCGCTCCTTTACCTCAGGAAGTATTACACAGGAAGACTGGGAGCCTACAGCAGGGTTTGAAAGCGGACATATTGTTGCTGATCCGTTGAATGATGATATTGTTTACGGAGGAAATTATGACGGATTCATCGGCAGGCTGAATCATAAAACAGGAGAGAACAACAATATTTCCGTATGGCCCGATGCCAATATTGGCCGGGGTGCCGACAGTGCACGCTACCGTTTTCAGTGGAACTTCCCGCTGTTCTTTTCACCGCATGAGAAGAAACGATTGTATGCTGCAGCCAATGTATTATTTTATACGGAAGACGAAGGAATTTCCTGGAAACAAATTTCACCTGATCTTACTCGCGATGATAAATCCAAACAAAAGGCCAGCGGAGGAATCATCACAAAAGACAACACCGGCGTAGAAACATATGCCACCATTTTCGCAGCTTGTGAATCGCCCTATGAAAAAGATTTGCTGTGGTGCGGAAGTGATGATGGACTGATGCATGTTTCGAGAGATGGCGGAAAAAACTGGAGCAATGTCACACCGAAGGGTATGCCGGAATGGATGATGTTTAATTGTCTGGAACCCGATCCCTTTACAAAGGGCGGACTTTACGCTGTTGGAACAAGATACAAGCTGGACGATTATACGCCTTACATTTATTACACCAACAACTACGGGGCAACCTGGACAAAAATCACCACTGGAATTGCATCGGATCATTTCACACGATGCCTGCGTGCAGATCCGTATCAGAAAGGAATCTTGTACTGCGGTACGGAATACGGGATGTACTTAAGCAATGATGCCGGAAAGAGTTGGAAGAAATGGCAATTGAACTTACCCATGGTTCCTATTACTGATCTTGCAATTAAGGATTATGATCTTATAGCTGCCACACAAGGAAGAAGCTTTTGGGTGCTGGATGACCTCTCGCTGCTTCATCAGTGGAACGAATCCATCACCAATAAAAAGTTTCACCTCTTTCAACCACGAACCACCTGGTGTATTCAAAGCTCAAAAAATGAAAAGAAAAAAGTCGGAGAAAACCCTGCACCGGGACTTTCGGTAACATTTTACTTGCAACAAAAACCGGACAGCAACACAGTGGCACGCATGGAATTTCTTGATGAAAATAACAAGTTGATCAAATCATTTTACTCCAACACGGATAAAGACAGCATTAAGTTGAAAATAAAGCGCGGCATGAATACCATGAGTTGGGATATGCGCTATCCGGATGCTGAAAAGTTGGATGGCATCATCCTGTGGAATGACGGGTTGAGAGGTCCATTGGCACCTCCCGGAAAATACAGTGTCAAATTGGTCGTAGGCAATGATTCGATCCTACAGACATTCTTGTTGCGCAAACCGGGTAACGTTTCCGCCTCCGATGCCGACCTGAAAGAGCAGTTTGATCTTGCTATGAAGATAAGGGATAAAATAAGCGCGGTACATAAAGCAATAGGAAACATCAGAAGCATACGCAGTCAGTTGAATGCATCCGTTGAGAAAGCCGGGAAAGATTCTTCTTTAAAGAAAATGTTGCGTACAGAAAAAGATACCATCGATAAAAAAATAACAGCCATCGAAGAAGCTTTATATCAGACCAAATTAAAAGCCAATCAGGACATCCTGAATTATCCCATCCAGCTCAATGATAAACTGGCGGGTGTGTATGACATTGTCAACTCCGGCAGCACGAAGCCGACCAAACAGAGCTATGAAGTTTTTGAGCAACTGGCATTGAAAGCCGATCATCAGCTAAACCTTTTAAAACAAATGCTGAACACGGATGTCAAAAGGTTTAATGAGCTGATGATAAGCAACAAGGTGCCGGTGATCTTTGTAAAAGAGTGA
- a CDS encoding helix-turn-helix transcriptional regulator: protein MRLNEFVKLKRHSVHLTQPELAEKAGIGLRFIRELEQGKESLKLDKVNKVLNLFGFEVGAVELKNRENDR, encoded by the coding sequence ATGAGGCTAAATGAATTTGTAAAGTTGAAAAGACATTCAGTTCACTTGACACAACCGGAGTTAGCGGAAAAGGCCGGCATCGGCTTACGCTTTATTCGTGAATTGGAACAAGGTAAAGAATCCTTAAAACTCGATAAAGTAAATAAAGTACTGAATTTATTCGGTTTTGAAGTGGGCGCAGTTGAATTAAAGAACCGGGAAAATGATCGTTAA
- a CDS encoding HipA N-terminal domain-containing protein: protein MIVKKAEIRYNKSKAGILIQDENGYHFTYDEAYLKSSSAEPVSLTLPLRKDKYSAQVLFPFFDGLIPEGWLLDIAEKNWKLNPRDRMGLLLACCKDCIGAVSVHPHNDSIG from the coding sequence ATGATCGTTAAAAAGGCTGAAATAAGATACAATAAAAGCAAAGCAGGTATTTTAATTCAGGATGAGAATGGATATCATTTTACCTATGATGAAGCTTATTTAAAATCTTCATCCGCAGAGCCGGTAAGTTTAACTTTACCGTTAAGAAAAGATAAATATAGTGCTCAGGTATTATTTCCATTCTTTGATGGCTTAATTCCTGAAGGATGGCTATTGGACATTGCAGAAAAAAACTGGAAGCTTAATCCCCGTGATCGAATGGGGCTTTTACTGGCATGCTGCAAAGATTGCATAGGAGCTGTTAGCGTTCATCCTCATAACGATTCCATCGGATGA
- a CDS encoding HipA domain-containing protein encodes MRRCLYCYKPLAETDNDFHAACSKKMFGDTRTPLLPYTENDLEKMAEEVIRSHTSVTGVQPKLSLHLTSGKDTDSTKRFTIAGLWGGFILKPPTPHYPQLPEVEDLTMHLAEVVKIKTVPHSLIRLQSGNLAYVTKRIDRINKTKLHMEDMCQLTERLTENKYQGSYEQIAKAIQKYSSHPGLDVVNFFESVVFSFITGNADMHLKNFSLIRLPNVGVVLSPAYDLVSTTMVNPADKEETALNLNGKKHKIKKSDFINAFTALKLEKKQQLNILNKMLSAEQAWMDLIKMSFISEEFKEKYIHLIKNRLEILQ; translated from the coding sequence ATGAGAAGATGTTTGTATTGTTATAAACCTCTGGCAGAAACCGACAACGACTTTCATGCAGCGTGCAGCAAGAAAATGTTTGGCGATACCAGGACTCCACTTCTACCGTACACAGAAAATGACCTGGAGAAAATGGCTGAAGAGGTCATTAGAAGTCATACCTCGGTCACCGGGGTTCAGCCCAAATTATCACTGCATTTAACATCCGGAAAAGATACGGATTCTACTAAACGTTTTACAATAGCCGGCCTTTGGGGAGGATTTATTCTTAAGCCGCCTACACCACATTATCCTCAATTACCGGAGGTGGAGGATTTAACGATGCATTTGGCGGAAGTTGTAAAAATAAAAACTGTACCCCATAGTTTAATCAGACTTCAGTCCGGAAATCTGGCCTATGTGACGAAGAGAATTGACAGGATAAATAAAACAAAGTTGCATATGGAAGACATGTGTCAACTTACAGAACGGCTCACAGAAAATAAATACCAGGGAAGTTATGAGCAGATAGCAAAAGCGATTCAAAAGTATTCATCCCACCCGGGACTTGATGTGGTGAATTTTTTTGAAAGCGTTGTATTTTCCTTCATCACCGGCAATGCAGATATGCACTTAAAGAATTTTTCGCTCATTCGATTACCCAATGTTGGAGTTGTTTTATCGCCTGCATATGACTTAGTATCTACAACTATGGTGAACCCGGCGGATAAAGAAGAAACCGCTTTAAACCTGAATGGTAAAAAGCATAAAATAAAGAAATCTGATTTTATCAATGCTTTCACAGCATTAAAACTGGAGAAAAAGCAACAATTAAATATTTTGAATAAAATGCTGAGCGCAGAACAAGCCTGGATGGATCTTATTAAGATGAGTTTTATCTCCGAAGAATTTAAAGAGAAATACATTCATCTCATTAAAAATCGACTGGAAATACTCCAATAA
- a CDS encoding sugar kinase, whose amino-acid sequence MSLLVIGTVAFDAIETPFGKTDKIIGGAATYASMSASFFKKNINLVSVVGEDFPEEAIAMMQNRGIDTRGLQIKKGEKTFFWAGKYHEDMNSRDTLDTQLNVLSTFDPIIPDEYQDCEFLMLGNLMPSVQMSVLQRLKKRPKLVVMDTMNFWMEIALNDLLKMISMVDVLTINDAEARQLTGEYSLVKAARKVLTMGPKYLIIKKGEHGALLFHGNNVFYAPALPLEDVFDPTGAGDTFAGGFIGHLHSSGDISFEAMKRGVIYGSAMASFCVEKFGLERIVGLTDSEVDERVQQFIDLVQFDITLV is encoded by the coding sequence ATGAGTCTCCTCGTAATCGGTACCGTCGCCTTCGACGCCATTGAAACTCCCTTCGGTAAAACAGATAAAATCATCGGCGGGGCTGCGACCTATGCTTCTATGTCCGCATCGTTCTTTAAGAAGAATATCAATCTCGTTTCTGTGGTGGGAGAAGATTTTCCGGAAGAAGCCATTGCGATGATGCAAAACCGTGGTATCGATACACGTGGTCTTCAGATTAAAAAAGGTGAAAAAACTTTTTTCTGGGCGGGGAAATACCACGAGGATATGAATTCGCGTGATACACTCGATACGCAACTGAATGTACTCAGCACTTTTGACCCGATTATTCCGGATGAATACCAGGATTGTGAATTCCTGATGCTCGGTAATCTGATGCCAAGTGTTCAGATGTCGGTTTTGCAACGGTTGAAGAAACGTCCGAAGCTGGTGGTCATGGATACCATGAATTTCTGGATGGAAATCGCTTTGAATGATTTGCTGAAGATGATCTCTATGGTGGATGTCCTTACGATTAATGATGCGGAAGCGCGTCAGTTGACCGGTGAATACTCGCTGGTTAAAGCGGCGCGGAAAGTCCTTACCATGGGTCCGAAATATTTGATTATTAAAAAGGGAGAACATGGTGCATTGTTGTTCCACGGAAATAATGTGTTTTACGCACCTGCCTTGCCGTTAGAAGATGTTTTCGATCCGACGGGCGCGGGAGATACTTTTGCGGGCGGATTCATTGGTCATCTCCATAGCTCCGGCGATATTTCTTTTGAAGCGATGAAGCGGGGTGTCATTTATGGCTCCGCGATGGCTTCTTTTTGTGTGGAGAAATTCGGGCTCGAAAGAATCGTCGGTCTCACCGATAGCGAAGTGGATGAGCGGGTACAGCAATTTATCGACCTCGTGCAGTTTGATATTACCTTGGTGTAA
- a CDS encoding carboxypeptidase-like regulatory domain-containing protein gives MMSNKCKLISLLQAGIFFLILGGNYLLVAQQGKVLSGTVSDASNKEPIPFATVTLKKSLVGTTTNASGEFELHIPDSSGVDSVLITFLGYSFTSFSLDAVQSPLQVSLTPTSIDLKEVLIRPLPPTYYIKLAMQSRKANYPVDPFESTAYYREIIQENGSFLRSHEGVFKTYYPAFQDSVKNQNQLMLFRKANDLTELAFMKKERLKDEAKDKRREEKAVKKGKAVKKESSKEDKDSLKVGEVFGGPENLLKMADIFKDPDNFLDSNEFKNYTYAFAKSSSYNNAALMVIQYKSKGKVDRVREEGFIYLDIASNAIVKIESKGSYSIPTLVRPVLFVMGIGVENPTFKSSISFQQVNDRWYPNAMQFNMNIQVEKKRMFSKNDNSSFDIEGVLAINKLKTSNSTPVETAKRYTTKKRPEQQVFNDLKLNWSEINVIK, from the coding sequence ATGATGTCGAATAAATGTAAATTAATTTCGCTCCTGCAAGCCGGTATTTTTTTCCTGATTTTGGGAGGAAATTATCTTCTTGTCGCACAACAAGGAAAGGTGTTGAGCGGAACCGTTTCTGATGCTTCTAATAAGGAGCCGATTCCCTTTGCAACCGTGACATTAAAGAAAAGTCTGGTGGGCACTACTACCAATGCCTCCGGCGAATTTGAATTGCATATTCCTGATTCTAGTGGGGTGGATTCGGTGTTGATTACATTTCTTGGTTATTCCTTTACATCCTTTTCGCTGGACGCCGTTCAATCGCCCTTGCAAGTTTCTCTAACGCCAACTTCTATCGACCTGAAAGAAGTCCTTATTCGTCCGTTGCCGCCTACCTATTATATCAAGCTGGCAATGCAATCGCGTAAGGCAAATTATCCCGTCGATCCCTTTGAATCCACCGCCTACTATAGAGAAATTATTCAGGAGAATGGTAGTTTCCTGCGTTCGCATGAAGGTGTATTTAAAACGTATTATCCCGCCTTTCAGGATAGCGTTAAGAATCAAAATCAATTGATGCTCTTTCGGAAAGCAAATGATTTGACAGAATTGGCTTTTATGAAGAAGGAGCGTTTAAAGGACGAAGCAAAAGATAAAAGGAGAGAAGAGAAAGCAGTGAAAAAAGGGAAGGCAGTGAAAAAGGAAAGTTCGAAGGAGGATAAAGACAGTCTAAAGGTCGGTGAAGTATTTGGAGGACCGGAGAATTTGCTGAAGATGGCTGATATTTTTAAGGACCCGGATAATTTTCTCGACAGCAATGAATTTAAAAACTATACCTATGCATTTGCCAAATCATCCAGCTATAACAATGCGGCCCTGATGGTTATTCAGTATAAATCGAAAGGCAAGGTGGATCGTGTTCGTGAAGAAGGATTCATCTATCTCGATATCGCCAGCAATGCCATTGTAAAAATCGAATCGAAAGGCAGCTATTCGATTCCAACGTTGGTCCGCCCTGTGTTATTTGTGATGGGAATAGGAGTTGAAAATCCAACATTTAAAAGTTCCATCAGTTTTCAGCAGGTCAATGATAGATGGTATCCCAATGCCATGCAATTTAACATGAACATTCAGGTGGAGAAGAAAAGAATGTTTTCAAAGAATGATAATTCCAGTTTTGATATCGAGGGCGTATTGGCGATAAACAAATTGAAAACGTCTAACTCAACACCTGTCGAAACCGCAAAGCGTTATACCACGAAGAAGCGTCCCGAGCAGCAGGTTTTTAATGATCTGAAGTTGAACTGGTCGGAGATTAATGTGATTAAGTGA